Proteins encoded together in one Hymenobacter monticola window:
- a CDS encoding NYN domain-containing protein, whose protein sequence is MLSKPTTSPYAAVFIDFENVYYFLKNHFHDPPDLNDYVLDIIRSLREELSRKGLDSLISYAYADFERLATAPQGALYLMGVSTRNVLGTDHKNAADMQLCIDALEVMYTRPDIGTFVLVAGDRDYIPVLQHLRRQARQVLVAGFRESVSGDLLQNIGSAQFLDARDLLGTERVEQLEKRRADRLRLQEESRRLREQGLAGVPSAAALAARAATPEALPRPMMPVPVPSAGAPRPVVPATARPAAPRFSEEVPDFAPVRPLAREIERRTLAFILSEFQKLEAKQQRRVPELWLGPFMRLLTDELPELPDYERRDLLNHLRDAGTLRIEKREGEPHPFSVIVVNYNHPDVQALHPGEEN, encoded by the coding sequence ATGTTGTCCAAGCCCACAACATCTCCCTACGCCGCGGTATTCATTGATTTTGAGAATGTTTATTATTTTCTCAAGAATCATTTCCACGACCCGCCCGACCTCAACGACTACGTACTCGACATCATCCGCTCGCTGCGGGAGGAGCTGAGCCGCAAGGGCCTCGACTCGCTCATCAGCTACGCCTACGCCGATTTTGAGCGCTTGGCCACTGCCCCGCAGGGCGCCCTCTACCTGATGGGCGTGAGCACCCGCAACGTGCTGGGCACCGACCACAAAAACGCCGCCGACATGCAGCTCTGCATCGACGCGCTGGAGGTGATGTACACCCGGCCTGACATTGGCACCTTTGTGCTCGTGGCCGGCGACCGCGACTACATTCCTGTGCTGCAGCACCTGCGCCGCCAGGCCCGGCAGGTGCTGGTGGCCGGCTTCCGCGAATCCGTGTCCGGCGATTTGCTGCAAAACATCGGCTCGGCCCAGTTCCTCGACGCCCGCGACCTGCTGGGCACCGAGCGTGTGGAGCAGCTTGAAAAGCGCCGCGCCGACCGCCTGCGCCTGCAGGAGGAAAGCCGTCGCCTGCGCGAACAGGGCCTGGCCGGCGTGCCCTCGGCCGCCGCGCTCGCCGCCCGCGCTGCCACGCCCGAGGCCCTGCCCCGGCCCATGATGCCCGTGCCGGTGCCCTCGGCCGGGGCGCCCCGGCCCGTGGTGCCGGCCACGGCCCGGCCCGCCGCGCCCCGCTTCAGCGAGGAAGTGCCGGATTTTGCGCCCGTTCGCCCGTTGGCACGCGAGATTGAGCGCCGCACGCTGGCCTTCATCCTCAGCGAATTCCAGAAGCTGGAGGCCAAGCAGCAGCGCCGCGTGCCCGAGCTGTGGCTGGGCCCGTTCATGCGCCTGCTCACCGACGAGCTGCCCGAGCTGCCCGACTACGAGCGCCGCGACCTGCTCAACCACCTGCGCGACGCCGGTACGCTGCGCATCGAGAAGCGCGAGGGCGAGCCGCATCCGTTTTCGGTCATTGTGGTCAACTACAACCACCCCGACGTGCAGGCCCTGCACCCGGGCGAGGAAAACTAG
- a CDS encoding DUF421 domain-containing protein, whose translation MPLLAETITPFDWQRLLWTADAPPTFLFEVAFRCVAVYLLTLAALRITGRRGVRQLSLFELSIILSLGSAAGDAMFYQDTALTHIVVVFAVVMLLYIVFNRLTERAPGFSDWLEGKPVKLVADGALVHEALRAQNLTHKELFGELRQLQVEHLGQVRMAYIEATGQVSAFFYEDEDVRPGLPILPELRENPLSIIEKSGTYACSECGHVEELAPTPARACPVCRCDKWLPTHTGRRVA comes from the coding sequence ATGCCCCTGCTTGCCGAAACCATCACGCCCTTCGACTGGCAGCGCCTGCTCTGGACGGCCGATGCCCCGCCCACGTTCCTGTTCGAAGTCGCGTTTCGTTGCGTAGCCGTGTATTTGCTCACACTGGCCGCCCTGCGCATCACGGGCCGCCGGGGCGTGCGGCAGCTCTCGCTGTTCGAATTGAGCATCATCCTGTCGCTGGGCTCGGCGGCCGGCGATGCCATGTTTTACCAGGACACCGCTCTGACGCACATCGTGGTAGTGTTTGCCGTGGTGATGCTGCTCTACATCGTCTTCAACCGCCTTACCGAGCGGGCGCCGGGCTTCAGCGACTGGCTGGAAGGCAAGCCGGTGAAGCTGGTGGCCGACGGCGCCCTTGTGCACGAGGCCCTGCGCGCGCAAAACCTCACCCACAAGGAGCTTTTTGGCGAGCTGCGGCAGCTGCAAGTGGAGCACCTGGGCCAGGTGCGCATGGCCTACATCGAAGCCACGGGGCAGGTCAGCGCCTTTTTTTACGAAGACGAGGACGTGCGCCCGGGCCTGCCCATCTTGCCCGAGCTGCGCGAAAACCCGCTCAGCATCATCGAAAAATCTGGCACCTACGCCTGCTCCGAGTGCGGCCACGTGGAGGAGTTGGCCCCCACGCCCGCCCGGGCCTGCCCGGTGTGCCGCTGCGACAAGTGGCTGCCCACCCACACCGGCCGGCGCGTGGCGTAG
- a CDS encoding TIM-barrel domain-containing protein encodes MKVRHLASTAAAWLALQFFLCPAAHAQRADNGRPVQDPFGRRVVPARAVPGGRYRSHSFRSGMLIIDATDGSTIRVRPWDRHVVRVEYIASGQHSYPDSTAERAVAVMQRPNTGVVPGANVDNLDGKVLARLVRNGRQQLVFALPGSLSFRAVVHKNPLRVSIVDGADTLVSELTGAFRRVATRASPPEASAAEPGGAGVRFRLAPGEQLYGTGSRALPVDRRGYRLELYNQAHYGSQNNEPNLNIALPTVLSSRGYMLFFDNHAPGYLDLGKADKNVLEYGGEGLMSLSYFVITGRNQAEILGRYTTLTGRQPLPPRWALGLIQSRFGYKSEEEMQQVAARMRRENFPLDALVLDLYWFGGIRKQGDFTWDRFHFPDPAGLMSSLQKQGVKTVLISEPYVMRTSRNDSTVRTQGLVGTTAAGRPFTVGSFWAGPASILDVFKPQTRNWLWGYYKKLHEQGAAGWWSDLGEPENHPVAMQHVSGQARAVHNAFGQSWAGILREGYTRDFPEERLFNLARSGWAGMQRNSVFPWSGDINRSWSGYQAQVPVMLGMGQGGVGYMHSDAGGFCVGGLDPELYTRWLQMASLGPILRPHASEVPPEPYFYPDPYKSSVRDAVHLRYQLLPYLYTLAWQNTARGLPLVRAMDFNSGYGRTPPPPPSKAEYLAEIDAADGWGTPPDREHFYRDVVTSALSDSAVKALARANDQYLLGPNLLVAPVLHPSQRRRNVQLPSGNWIDFYTNHTYAGNSVVGVPAPLAHAPLLVRGGAFLPMTAYRPSTALYRPDTLLLRYYPDPSASESEFTMYDDDGHSAQALARRQYETLTMRGFCTPEQTDVLLSSHGEYPGQPVFRYLRLLVQRVAAPPTAIFFDEKPVPAEGYAYDPVKHELEVHFLMNAGVAVSMRGLRILTASVADAAPETLTLEAPDSRSFGPRGTTLHYTRHSPSPVEAQLLIRNAQGQPVRALPLVPAPGPHALAWDARDGSNQPVPPGVYTAEVAGQHQRLIVTR; translated from the coding sequence ATGAAGGTACGACACCTGGCTTCTACTGCCGCGGCGTGGCTGGCGCTGCAGTTTTTCCTTTGCCCGGCGGCGCACGCCCAGCGCGCCGACAACGGCCGGCCCGTGCAGGACCCGTTTGGGCGGCGTGTGGTGCCGGCGCGGGCGGTCCCGGGCGGGCGGTACCGGTCGCATTCCTTTCGCAGTGGCATGCTCATCATCGATGCTACTGACGGGAGCACCATCCGGGTGCGGCCCTGGGACCGGCACGTGGTCAGGGTTGAGTATATTGCTTCAGGTCAGCACAGTTACCCAGATTCGACTGCCGAACGGGCAGTAGCGGTGATGCAACGGCCCAACACCGGGGTGGTGCCCGGCGCTAACGTCGACAACCTGGACGGCAAAGTGCTGGCCCGGCTGGTGCGCAACGGCCGCCAGCAGCTCGTCTTCGCGCTGCCAGGCTCGCTTTCCTTCCGGGCAGTAGTGCACAAAAACCCCTTGCGCGTGAGCATTGTGGATGGCGCCGACACGCTGGTGTCGGAACTGACGGGAGCTTTTCGTCGGGTCGCCACCAGGGCCTCCCCCCCGGAAGCCTCCGCAGCTGAGCCCGGCGGCGCAGGCGTGCGCTTCCGCCTCGCGCCGGGCGAACAGCTCTACGGCACCGGCTCGCGCGCCCTGCCCGTAGACCGGCGCGGCTACCGGCTGGAGCTGTACAACCAAGCGCACTACGGCTCCCAAAACAACGAGCCCAACCTGAATATTGCCCTGCCCACGGTGCTCAGCAGCCGGGGCTACATGCTATTTTTCGACAACCACGCGCCCGGCTACCTCGACCTAGGCAAGGCTGATAAAAACGTGCTCGAATACGGCGGCGAAGGACTAATGTCGCTTTCCTACTTCGTGATAACAGGCCGCAACCAAGCCGAAATTCTGGGACGCTACACCACCCTCACGGGCCGGCAGCCGCTGCCGCCGCGGTGGGCGCTGGGCCTCATTCAGAGCCGGTTCGGCTATAAAAGTGAAGAAGAGATGCAGCAGGTGGCCGCCCGCATGCGCCGCGAAAACTTCCCGCTCGATGCGCTGGTGCTGGACTTGTACTGGTTTGGCGGCATCAGGAAGCAGGGCGATTTTACCTGGGACCGGTTTCATTTCCCCGACCCTGCGGGCCTGATGAGCAGCCTACAAAAGCAAGGCGTAAAGACGGTTCTCATTTCGGAGCCTTACGTGATGCGTACCTCGCGCAACGACTCAACCGTGCGGACGCAGGGGCTGGTGGGCACCACGGCGGCGGGGCGGCCGTTCACGGTGGGCTCGTTCTGGGCGGGGCCGGCCAGCATCCTGGACGTGTTCAAGCCCCAGACCCGCAACTGGCTGTGGGGCTACTATAAAAAGCTGCACGAGCAAGGCGCGGCCGGCTGGTGGAGCGACTTGGGCGAGCCCGAAAACCACCCCGTGGCCATGCAGCACGTGTCCGGCCAGGCCCGCGCCGTGCACAACGCCTTTGGGCAAAGCTGGGCCGGCATTTTGCGCGAAGGCTACACCCGGGATTTTCCGGAGGAGCGGCTGTTCAACCTGGCGCGTTCGGGCTGGGCGGGCATGCAGCGCAATTCCGTTTTCCCGTGGTCGGGCGACATCAACCGCTCCTGGAGCGGCTACCAGGCCCAAGTGCCCGTGATGCTGGGCATGGGCCAGGGCGGCGTGGGCTACATGCACTCCGACGCCGGCGGCTTCTGCGTGGGCGGCCTCGACCCGGAGCTGTACACGCGCTGGCTGCAGATGGCCAGCCTCGGCCCCATCCTGCGCCCGCACGCCTCAGAGGTGCCGCCCGAGCCGTACTTCTACCCCGACCCTTATAAAAGCAGCGTGCGCGACGCGGTGCATCTGCGGTATCAGTTGCTGCCCTACCTCTACACGCTGGCTTGGCAGAACACGGCGCGCGGCCTGCCGCTGGTGCGGGCCATGGATTTTAACAGTGGCTATGGGAGGACCCCGCCCCCGCCGCCTTCCAAAGCCGAATACCTGGCGGAGATAGATGCCGCCGATGGCTGGGGAACGCCACCGGATAGAGAGCATTTCTACCGGGACGTCGTCACCAGTGCCCTGTCTGATTCGGCGGTTAAAGCATTGGCGAGGGCCAACGACCAGTACCTCCTGGGCCCCAACCTGCTGGTGGCACCGGTGCTCCACCCCAGCCAGCGGCGCCGCAACGTGCAGCTGCCCAGCGGCAACTGGATTGACTTTTACACCAATCACACCTACGCCGGCAATAGCGTGGTGGGCGTGCCCGCCCCGCTGGCCCACGCGCCCCTGCTGGTGCGCGGCGGCGCCTTTCTGCCGATGACGGCCTACCGGCCCAGCACCGCCCTCTACCGCCCCGATACCCTGCTGCTGCGCTACTACCCCGACCCCAGCGCGTCGGAATCGGAATTCACGATGTACGACGACGACGGGCACTCGGCCCAGGCCCTGGCCCGGCGGCAATACGAGACGCTGACCATGCGCGGCTTCTGCACGCCGGAGCAAACCGACGTGCTTTTGAGCAGCCACGGCGAATACCCTGGCCAGCCGGTGTTCCGCTACCTGCGGCTGCTGGTGCAGCGGGTGGCCGCGCCGCCCACGGCCATTTTCTTCGACGAAAAGCCCGTGCCGGCCGAAGGCTACGCTTATGACCCGGTGAAGCACGAGCTGGAAGTGCATTTCCTGATGAATGCGGGCGTGGCCGTGAGCATGCGCGGCCTGCGCATCCTCACCGCCTCCGTGGCCGACGCCGCGCCGGAAACCCTGACGCTGGAAGCACCGGATAGCCGCAGCTTCGGCCCGCGCGGCACCACCTTGCATTACACCCGCCACTCCCCTAGTCCTGTCGAGGCGCAACTACTTATTCGCAACGCGCAAGGCCAACCGGTGCGGGCACTGCCGCTGGTGCCCGCGCCCGGCCCTCACGCCCTGGCCTGGGACGCCCGCGATGGCAGCAACCAGCCCGTGCCGCCCGGCGTGTACACGGCCGAGGTGGCTGGCCAGCACCAGCGCCTAATTGTGACGCGCTGA
- the ggt gene encoding gamma-glutamyltransferase, producing MLKRLLAIPLALLLACSAERPVTSTSRAFEGSLGTPIPKAAAPKLARYAMVVSAHPEASRIGTQILQRGGNAYDAAVAVQFALAVVLPTAGNIGGGGFLLYRDRNGSAGSLDFRETAPQAATRDMYLDKSGNVVPGLSTAGALAVGTPGTVAGMATLHRQLGKLSWPALVQPAIALATKGFALTTKEAAGLNRVRADFEKYNPGNPPAYVRPGGGEWQSGDTLRLPELARTLTRIRDQGRAGFYRGETARLLLAEMKRTGGLVSQADLDGYRAKWREPLRGRYRDYDVITMPPPSSGGVALLQMLQMLEPVDLAQAGYHTPLAVHFLTEAERRAYADRATYLGDPDFGFVPTQKLLDVDYNRQRAASMRPKGRASASSEVTAGANLPGYESDQTTHYSIVDALGNAVSCTTTLNGGYGSRVVVPGAGFILNNEMDDFSAKAGVPNSYGLVGGAANAIAPGKRMLSSMTPTILTRNGRVALVTGTPGGSTIITSVLQSIVGIVDYGLNAQQVVTAPRLHHQWLPDVLDVEAGALLPAAQDTLRARGYHPQPRLPWGRLDIIHVLPDGTLEGGADPRGDDTALGY from the coding sequence ATGTTGAAACGTTTACTTGCCATTCCGCTGGCGCTGCTGCTGGCTTGCTCGGCCGAGCGGCCCGTCACGTCCACTTCGCGCGCTTTTGAGGGCTCGTTGGGCACGCCCATTCCCAAGGCGGCGGCACCCAAGCTGGCCCGCTACGCCATGGTGGTGTCGGCCCACCCCGAGGCTTCGCGCATTGGCACCCAGATTCTGCAGCGCGGCGGCAACGCCTACGACGCGGCCGTGGCCGTGCAGTTTGCCCTGGCCGTGGTGCTGCCCACGGCCGGCAACATTGGCGGCGGGGGCTTCCTGCTCTACCGCGACCGCAACGGCTCGGCCGGCTCGCTCGACTTCCGCGAAACGGCCCCGCAGGCTGCTACGCGCGACATGTACCTCGACAAAAGCGGCAATGTGGTGCCCGGCTTGAGTACAGCCGGCGCGCTGGCCGTGGGTACGCCCGGCACCGTGGCCGGCATGGCCACCCTGCACCGGCAGCTGGGCAAGCTCTCGTGGCCCGCGCTGGTGCAGCCGGCCATTGCCTTGGCCACCAAGGGCTTCGCCCTCACCACCAAAGAAGCCGCCGGCCTGAACCGCGTACGGGCCGATTTTGAGAAGTACAACCCCGGCAACCCGCCCGCTTACGTGCGTCCCGGCGGCGGCGAATGGCAGTCCGGCGACACGCTGCGCCTGCCCGAGCTGGCCCGCACCCTCACCCGCATCCGCGACCAGGGCCGCGCCGGTTTCTACCGCGGCGAAACCGCCCGCCTGCTGCTGGCCGAAATGAAGCGCACCGGCGGCCTCGTGAGCCAAGCCGACCTGGATGGCTACCGCGCCAAGTGGCGCGAGCCCCTGCGCGGCCGCTACCGCGACTACGACGTGATTACGATGCCCCCGCCCAGCTCCGGCGGCGTAGCCTTGCTGCAAATGCTGCAAATGCTGGAGCCCGTCGACCTGGCCCAGGCCGGCTACCACACGCCCCTAGCTGTGCACTTCCTCACCGAGGCCGAGCGCCGCGCCTACGCCGACCGCGCCACCTACCTCGGCGACCCCGACTTTGGCTTCGTGCCCACCCAGAAGCTGCTCGACGTGGACTACAACCGCCAGCGGGCTGCCTCTATGCGCCCCAAGGGCCGGGCCTCGGCCAGCTCGGAGGTGACGGCCGGCGCCAATCTGCCCGGCTACGAAAGCGACCAAACCACGCACTACAGCATCGTGGACGCCCTCGGCAACGCCGTGAGCTGCACCACCACCCTCAACGGCGGCTACGGCAGCCGCGTGGTGGTGCCCGGCGCCGGCTTCATTCTCAACAACGAGATGGACGACTTCTCGGCCAAGGCCGGCGTGCCCAACTCCTACGGCCTGGTGGGCGGCGCCGCCAACGCCATTGCCCCCGGCAAGCGCATGCTCAGCAGCATGACGCCCACCATCCTCACCCGCAACGGCCGCGTGGCCCTCGTGACCGGCACGCCCGGCGGCAGCACCATCATCACCAGCGTGTTGCAAAGCATCGTTGGCATTGTCGACTACGGCCTGAACGCCCAGCAAGTCGTGACGGCGCCGCGCCTGCACCACCAGTGGCTGCCCGACGTGCTCGACGTGGAAGCCGGCGCCCTGCTGCCCGCCGCTCAGGACACGCTGCGCGCCCGCGGCTACCACCCCCAGCCCCGCTTGCCCTGGGGCCGCCTCGACATCATCCACGTGCTGCCCGACGGCACCCTGGAAGGCGGCGCCGACCCGCGCGGCGACGACACGGCGCTGGGGTATTGA
- a CDS encoding TlpA family protein disulfide reductase: MSSFRKLLCCLLLLGCGRAAAQPAARAVLRGRVLHANDSVVCLAWSRNLLDLTPVYKQVRLSPQGEFQFVLDSLPRPLAAQWGLGRPDRVRRYTDVWLTPGDTLKLTVDARRFNKNLHFAGPGAAVNDYRAAQRRARTADFYEAPEGRPEPHDPARMRALADHFRQRAEAVLRAADRAHPLPPALRSQEAAAIRYEWGRALLAFPYDYEYQKPGQGPAVRQLPDAYYSFLAEVPVNQDSLLAYRAYQLFANHFSTYLLRERRQRLPFTAYVPQQFPWAYDTVRQVEPASLTRDYQQAQLLHDLMRAGNERDLARPLADFRAHCTNPELLRALAWKQDRMATMRAGQPVPNFTLTDLNGQPVQLSDYRGKLVYVDFWASWCKPCRAETPALRTLQTQFAPRAGQVVFLSLSIDGNAAAWRRAVAADHLTDAPNQRQVLGQLDDPAVRRLWGQRGIPIYWLIGPDGLILDANAPRPSNPAARAALETALQASPAKKPLP, from the coding sequence ATGAGCTCGTTCAGGAAATTGCTTTGTTGCCTATTGCTGCTCGGCTGCGGGCGCGCGGCGGCTCAGCCGGCTGCCCGCGCCGTGCTGCGGGGCCGGGTACTGCACGCCAACGATTCCGTGGTGTGCCTGGCTTGGTCGCGTAACTTGCTCGACCTCACACCGGTGTACAAACAGGTTCGGTTAAGCCCACAGGGCGAATTTCAGTTCGTGCTCGACAGCCTGCCCCGGCCGCTGGCGGCCCAGTGGGGCCTGGGACGCCCCGACCGGGTGCGGCGCTACACCGACGTGTGGCTGACGCCCGGTGACACCCTCAAGCTGACCGTGGATGCCCGGCGTTTCAACAAAAACTTGCATTTTGCTGGGCCCGGCGCGGCCGTGAACGACTACCGCGCCGCCCAGCGGCGGGCCCGCACCGCTGATTTTTACGAAGCCCCCGAAGGCCGCCCCGAGCCCCACGACCCGGCCCGTATGCGTGCCCTGGCCGACCACTTCCGCCAGCGGGCCGAAGCCGTGCTGCGCGCCGCCGACCGTGCCCACCCGCTGCCCCCGGCGCTGCGTAGCCAAGAAGCAGCGGCCATTCGCTACGAATGGGGCCGGGCGCTGCTGGCGTTTCCCTACGACTACGAGTACCAGAAACCGGGCCAGGGGCCGGCGGTGCGGCAACTGCCCGACGCTTATTACAGCTTCCTGGCCGAAGTGCCCGTGAACCAGGATTCGCTGCTGGCGTACCGGGCCTATCAGCTTTTTGCCAACCACTTTTCCACCTACCTGCTGCGCGAGCGGCGGCAGCGGCTGCCCTTCACCGCCTACGTGCCGCAGCAATTTCCGTGGGCTTACGACACGGTGCGCCAGGTGGAGCCGGCCAGCCTCACCCGCGACTACCAGCAGGCCCAGCTGCTGCACGACCTGATGCGCGCGGGCAATGAACGGGACCTGGCCCGGCCCCTGGCCGATTTCAGAGCGCATTGCACCAACCCTGAGCTGCTGCGGGCTCTGGCATGGAAGCAAGACCGCATGGCCACCATGCGCGCCGGCCAGCCGGTCCCGAATTTCACGCTCACCGACCTCAACGGGCAGCCCGTGCAGCTGTCCGATTATCGGGGCAAGCTGGTGTATGTGGATTTCTGGGCCAGCTGGTGCAAGCCCTGCCGGGCCGAAACCCCGGCCTTGCGCACTTTGCAGACGCAGTTTGCGCCGCGCGCCGGCCAGGTGGTTTTCCTTAGTCTTTCCATCGATGGCAATGCCGCCGCCTGGCGCCGGGCCGTGGCGGCCGACCACCTGACCGATGCGCCCAACCAGCGGCAAGTGCTGGGCCAGCTCGACGACCCGGCCGTGCGCCGGCTGTGGGGGCAGCGGGGTATCCCCATTTATTGGCTCATTGGCCCCGACGGCCTCATCCTTGATGCCAACGCCCCGCGCCCCAGCAACCCGGCGGCCCGCGCGGCGCTGGAAACCGCGCTGCAGGCCTCCCCGGCTAAAAAGCCGTTGCCTTAG
- a CDS encoding GNAT family N-acetyltransferase — protein MLTAAQPFVSARLHFRPLTAADAPGMFALDSDPAVHRYLGGVGGQMVTELAQSAATIAFIQAQYAATGIGRWAVLLRDTGEFVGWAGLKRVAGPVNGQHDFYDLGYRFRPQFWRQGYGFEAAQAWLDCGFQALNLPRICAYADAENAGSRRILTKIGLREGNEFLEGGTRCVWYEATAPGITNTI, from the coding sequence ATGCTTACCGCTGCCCAGCCTTTCGTTTCCGCCCGCCTGCATTTCCGCCCGCTCACGGCCGCTGATGCGCCGGGCATGTTTGCGCTCGATTCCGACCCAGCTGTGCACCGCTACCTGGGCGGCGTGGGCGGCCAGATGGTGACAGAGCTGGCCCAGAGCGCGGCCACCATTGCCTTCATTCAGGCCCAATACGCGGCCACCGGCATCGGGCGCTGGGCGGTGCTGCTGCGCGACACCGGCGAGTTCGTGGGCTGGGCCGGCTTGAAGCGGGTAGCCGGCCCTGTGAACGGCCAGCACGATTTCTACGACTTGGGCTACCGGTTCCGGCCGCAGTTCTGGCGGCAGGGCTACGGCTTTGAAGCCGCCCAAGCATGGCTCGACTGCGGGTTTCAAGCCCTGAACCTGCCGCGCATCTGCGCCTACGCCGACGCAGAAAACGCGGGCTCGCGGCGCATTCTGACCAAAATTGGCCTGCGTGAAGGCAATGAATTTTTGGAAGGCGGCACCCGCTGCGTGTGGTACGAGGCCACGGCGCCGGGCATAACCAACACGATTTAA
- a CDS encoding phosphatase PAP2 family protein has product MNHSPLPTRKNPGFWAVLGLAWAVFGGLAVAVVRAGGPGWDSPILLFWHRHATPALDALAVFLTIVGNTGPMVGAGVLVLLWLLRRRRWRPAVVWALSVGGSMLLTQVIKALVARPRPTLWLSLRPETTLSFPSGHAMDTAALATALFFLLPGRPWVGRLAALFALAVGWARMYLGVHNPSDVLAGWCAAVGWVLLVQLLASRRWAKSVA; this is encoded by the coding sequence ATGAATCATTCCCCGTTGCCCACACGCAAAAATCCCGGGTTCTGGGCGGTGCTGGGGCTGGCGTGGGCGGTGTTTGGCGGGCTGGCCGTAGCGGTGGTGCGCGCCGGCGGGCCCGGCTGGGACTCCCCGATTTTATTGTTCTGGCACCGCCACGCCACGCCGGCGCTCGATGCGCTGGCCGTGTTCCTGACCATTGTGGGCAATACCGGGCCCATGGTGGGCGCGGGCGTGCTGGTGCTGCTATGGCTGCTGCGGCGCCGGAGGTGGCGCCCGGCAGTGGTATGGGCACTCTCGGTGGGTGGCTCCATGCTGCTCACGCAGGTTATTAAGGCGCTGGTGGCGCGGCCGCGGCCCACGCTCTGGCTCAGCCTGCGGCCCGAAACCACCCTGAGCTTTCCCAGCGGCCACGCCATGGACACGGCGGCGCTGGCCACAGCGCTGTTTTTTCTGCTGCCGGGCCGGCCGTGGGTGGGGCGCCTGGCGGCGCTGTTTGCCTTGGCCGTGGGCTGGGCGCGCATGTACTTGGGCGTGCACAACCCCTCCGATGTGCTGGCCGGCTGGTGCGCAGCCGTGGGCTGGGTGCTACTGGTGCAGCTGCTGGCCAGCCGGCGGTGGGCCAAATCGGTGGCTTAA
- a CDS encoding alpha-amylase family glycosyl hydrolase: protein MNFSFLLRRWHAILAPLLLLGACQSGTRTEAETATKAPAAGPDSSAFTVRHPAWARNASIYQVNVRQYTPQGTFRAAEADLPRLQQMGVGIVWLMPIHPIGRAHRKGTLGSAYSVRDYRAVNPDLGTLADLQRYVNRAHGLGMHVILDWVANHTAWDNPLTTEHPDWYTRDAKGNFRPPVADWQDVIDLDYSKPALRRYMTESMVYWVKTAGLDGFRCDVAGLVPTDFWNDTRRELEKVKPVFMLAEWDELFPPTFISRQEFDPHTRLLEKAFDATYALSLHGLLDSIGRGQKPTAELARYWAAERRIYPPGVNLMTFTSTHDINAWDGSEYERLGPNALPEAVLAMLWPGIPMLYNGQEAAMKKRLRFFDKDTIPRNGYPLQDFYTKLLQLKKRNLALQNFDAASKFRLLPSPPQTVAFERRKGDHVVMVAVNLSALTQHVQLPEPSLIDERWPLFRSNQPIGYKITGQSVTLPPHSYQVWEQWARNRIY, encoded by the coding sequence ATGAATTTCTCCTTCTTGCTACGTCGCTGGCACGCCATCCTGGCGCCGCTGCTGCTACTGGGCGCCTGCCAGTCGGGCACCAGAACCGAGGCCGAAACCGCCACGAAAGCCCCGGCCGCCGGGCCCGACTCATCGGCTTTTACCGTGCGGCATCCGGCCTGGGCCCGCAACGCCAGCATCTACCAGGTGAATGTGCGGCAGTACACACCGCAGGGCACTTTTCGGGCAGCCGAGGCTGACCTGCCACGCCTGCAGCAGATGGGCGTGGGCATTGTGTGGCTGATGCCCATCCACCCCATTGGCCGCGCCCACCGCAAGGGCACGCTGGGCAGCGCCTACTCGGTGCGCGACTACCGCGCCGTGAACCCCGACCTGGGCACGCTGGCCGATTTGCAACGCTATGTGAACCGGGCCCACGGCCTCGGCATGCACGTCATCCTGGACTGGGTGGCCAACCACACGGCCTGGGACAACCCGCTCACCACCGAACACCCCGACTGGTACACCCGCGACGCCAAGGGCAACTTCCGCCCGCCGGTAGCCGACTGGCAAGACGTCATCGACCTTGACTACTCCAAGCCCGCCCTGCGCCGGTACATGACCGAAAGCATGGTGTACTGGGTGAAAACCGCCGGCCTCGACGGCTTCCGCTGCGACGTGGCCGGGCTGGTGCCCACCGATTTTTGGAACGACACCCGGCGCGAGCTGGAGAAGGTGAAGCCCGTGTTTATGCTGGCCGAGTGGGACGAGCTGTTTCCGCCCACCTTCATTTCGCGGCAGGAATTCGACCCGCACACCCGCCTGCTCGAAAAGGCGTTTGATGCCACTTACGCCCTGAGTTTGCACGGCCTGCTCGACAGCATCGGGCGGGGCCAGAAACCCACCGCCGAGCTGGCCCGCTACTGGGCCGCCGAGCGCCGGATTTACCCGCCCGGCGTGAACCTAATGACCTTCACCAGCACCCACGACATCAACGCCTGGGACGGCAGCGAGTACGAGCGCCTCGGCCCAAATGCCCTGCCCGAAGCCGTGCTCGCCATGCTCTGGCCCGGCATCCCGATGCTGTACAACGGCCAGGAAGCGGCGATGAAAAAGCGCCTGCGCTTCTTCGACAAAGACACCATTCCGAGGAACGGTTACCCGCTGCAGGATTTCTATACAAAGCTGCTGCAGCTCAAGAAGCGGAACCTGGCGCTGCAGAATTTCGATGCAGCTTCTAAATTCCGGCTACTTCCCAGCCCGCCCCAAACGGTGGCTTTTGAGCGCCGGAAAGGCGACCACGTCGTGATGGTCGCGGTGAACCTCAGTGCCCTGACGCAGCACGTGCAGCTACCTGAACCATCACTAATAGATGAGCGCTGGCCCCTATTTCGCTCTAATCAACCAATCGGTTATAAAATAACAGGCCAATCTGTGACGCTACCTCCCCACAGCTATCAGGTATGGGAGCAGTGGGCCAGGAATAGGATTTACTAG